DNA from Oncorhynchus masou masou isolate Uvic2021 chromosome 5, UVic_Omas_1.1, whole genome shotgun sequence:
TAACATCATGGTGCTAGTCTTTTAAATTAATTGACACAGGTTGTGGAGAACTACGCTAAGGTGTATATGTTGAGTGTTTTTTGAATTCTGCACCAAACTAACTCTAATCTAACTAGCTCCAGCTAACTATGGAGCCCTCCGACCAACAGACAGGCCCAGACTCTGGCTCTCAGGAGGTCAACCCTGTGTACCTACAGCAGCTTCGAGAGCTGGACATCCCAGAGGAGGCTGCCAAGCAGGTGGGTTAATTTACTGTATACAGGTTCTCTTGCATTTCCTGAGATATGATCTGCAGTATATTATGTCAATTTTATCTTGGTTCTGCATTTACATTTTCTAATGCAATATTTATATGTATCTACTTACTAAGGCATCCATAATGACTGTAAAGAGTACCATAGCTATGATTGACATGTCTAATCCATCCAGCATTGTCTGCCATTTTCTATGTTTCTCCCTTCCGCAGGCACTCTTGCACACCCGAAATGTGTCTGCTGAGGAGGCTGCCATGTACTACTTCAACAAGCTGGAGAATGAGGTACCCACGAGATAGCCTTAGACCGCACAGGTACACGTTGGTACATTACCTCTCCTGTATTGTGTCTGAGCCCACCCTGACTGTCTCTCTCGTCCCCTCAGGAAGAAGGAGACGACGACCTCATGTTCAAGATGGTGTTTGTGGTGAACATGGACCTGGCCATGGGTGTGGGAAAGGTCAGTTTGAAGACAAAGGTTGGAATGTGTTTTGATTGATTTTATTTGCCCGTTTTTAAGAAAACCAATGCATGCATTGTAAACGCGTGACAGGAATATCACAGTCAGACTTATTGCCATTGTGGTCCCTAAATTACATGGTGCAAAAACATTACAAAGATACATTACATATCAAGATATGATATATTCTGTCTGGCTAGTATGCTTGTTGTGGTGTAGTTTGTTCCAACCAGAAGCACAAAGGCCCAGTTTGCCCCGGTTGTTTTTTACAAATGAGAATCACACCTCACACTCAAAGCTAATACAtgaaacttaaaaaaaaaaaaaaaaatctgcttaCTCTTaaagtgtgtgttgtgtaggtGGCTGCACAGGTGGGCCATGCGGCCATAGGGCTTTACCAGGCCCTGCAGGAGAAGAACAGCTGGAGGGAGATGGCCTGGAAGTGGGACCATGGCGGGTAAGGAACTGACtggactattttttttttttaaattagggcTTTACTGGAGCAATACCATAATCATATGTGTTACTTGAGACTCCACACTGTCGAACAAATTGGATCTGATCAGGTAAAGAACGCCAGACACTTTTATAATGCCATAATGACATCTGGTAATGGCAATACCACTATCTGGCTGTTCTATGTGCCGGTTCAACCTGCTGTCGATGTTTGCCACAGCAGGatatctgtgtgtttgtggtgtgcaGGGCGAAGAAGGTGGTGTTGCAGGGGACCAACATGGCTCACCTTTTGGAGCTGCAGGCCCTGGCAATGAGCCTTAGCCTGCCCACGTATCTGGTCCAGGACGCAGGACGCACCCAGGTGAGACGTGCGGCTACACAGCAACGGTTTCAGGACCTAGTTACAGACCCAATGCGCCACTATTACAGCTCTATGGTAGCACTGCTGCACCTGTTTACATGCCCACAACCCCACCATGACGGTTTTGTAGTTATAGTAGCTCCTGCTTATAGACACATGCACCAGCATTGGGGCTCCACAGCAACACCTGCTGTGTTACGTGGAAGCCATTGTTTCCACGTAACACTATAGTGTCTGCTTTTAGGGGTACGCACAGTCATTATGATAAGTATTGAGTTTGAACGTAGTATACCCATCTGGTTTGAGGAGTTGGCGAGACaactttggtcaactctgagTTCAACTTGGGACAACCGGTACCACAAAAGAGGCTCACCGTATAGCCAGGTAAATGTATATGGCAACAAatgcttcagaactaacctgctctgGGGCATGCTAACTAGGAGATAACTCCATTTATGAAGTGTCTGAGACAtgagttgaggaccaatgaaatccGATTCGTTCCCTCTTGTGAACATTGCGTCATCAAAGATGAGATTAAACATTTAACTAATCAGGTTTGTGTGTAGAAAAACTAAAATACCTATCACATTACATATTCAGTAATGACAGCGTGCATTTGAAATGTCCTGCTTTGTAAAACTATTGTATGACATTATACAATTGTTTTATCCATAGGAGTGGGAGACAAGGCGCTGTGtgcattagaggtcgaccgattatgatttttcaacgccgataccgattattggaggacaaaaaaaattatatatatatatttctcaaaATAATCCAAATTAATCTGAGATTAATCTAAATCCTgagttattattatttatttatttttttaccattgtttattatatatataataatgtttgtaataatgacaattacaacaatacttaatgaacacttattttaacttaatataatacatcaataaaatcaatttagcctcaagtaaataatgacacatgttcaatttggtttaaatcatgcaaaaacaaagtgttggagaagaaagtaaaagtgcaatatgtgccatgtaagaaagctaacgtttcagttccttgctcagaacatgagaacatatgaaagctggtggttccttttaacatgagtcttcaatattcccaggtaagaagttttaggttgtagttattataggaattataggactatttccctctataccatttgtatttcattaacctttgactattagatgttcttatatgcactttagtattgccagtgtaacagtatagcttccgtccctcacctcgctcctccctgggctcgaaccagcaacacaacgacaacagccaccaacgaagcagcgttacccatgcagagcaaggggaacaactactagaaggctcagagtgacgtttgaaacactaacaagctagccatttcacttcggttacaccagcctcatctcgggagttgataggcttgaagtcgtaaacagcgcaatgcttgacgcacaacgaagagctgctggcaaaacgcacgaaagtgctgtttgaatgaatgtttacgctcctgcttctgcctaccactgctcagtcagatacttagatacttgtatgctcagtcagattatatgcaacgcaggacacgctagataatatctagtaatatcatcaaccatgtttagttaactagtgattatgaatGATTTTTTtgttataagataagtttaatgctagcaacttaccttggcttactgcattcgcataacaggcattctccttgtggagtgcaacgagagggaggcaggtcgttattgcgttggactagttaactgtaaggttgcaagattgtacccccgagctgacaaggtacaaatctgtcaatctgcccctgaacgaggcagttaacccaccgttcctaggccgtcattgaaaataagaatgtgttcttaactgacttgcctagttaaataaaggtataaaaaataaataataataattggcaaatcagcgcccaaaaataccgatttccgattgttatgaaaacttgaaatcggccctaattaattggccattccgattaaccGGTCGTCCTCTAGTGTGCATTGATAAGCACATGAGACTGCCTTAACGATACCTAATGAAAGAAAGCACTTATAATGGCCTATTTCACATCATAGCCTGCTAAATGTGCAATAACTTTTTTGTAACCAACATTTTTAATTTACCTTTTGGTATTATAAAATGGGATTAGACGGGGGTACAAATATTACAATGAGTTTGAGAAAATAAGAGTGcctacagaaagtattcataccccttgacgtattccacattttgttatagcctgaattcaaaaatatttattttctcacccatctacacacaattccccacaatgacaaattgaaaacatgtttttagaaatgtttgcaaatttattgaaaatgaaatgcaggAATATCTTATTTACAcccatgagtcaatacatgttagaatcaactttggcagcgattatagcacTTGAGTCTTTCCCAGAAAGTCTCTAAAAGCTTTtaacacctggattgtacactATTTGCATTATTTGAAAAGTTCTTCAAGCTCTCAAGTTGGtcgttgatcattgctagacagccattgtcatgtcttgccatagatttttaacTCAAaactaactaggccactcaggaacattcaatgttgtcttggtaagcaactccagtgtatatttggcattgtgttttaggttattgtcttgctgaaagatgaatttgtctcccagtgactgttggaaagcagacaaccaagttttcatctaggattttgcctgtgcttagctcgaTTCAGTTTCTTtttaccccccccaaaaaacctcTCCGAtgagcatactcataacatgattcagccaccaccatgcttgaaaatatgaagtggtactccgtgatgtgttggatttgcctgaAACAGAGCCTTGTATTCCGgatataaagttaatttcttgcCCATGTTTTTTGCAATTTTAATTTAATACCTTATTGTAAAAGGATGCGTGTTTTGGAGAAGACAAAAAAATTATATTCAGCGTTCCCTCTTTTCACTTTCgtcatttagattagtattgtggagtaactacaatgttattgatTTATTCTCCgttttctatcacagccattaaactgtctTCCCCTCCAGCAACTTGAGTTAGGAAGAGGAcgcctgtatatttgtagtgacacaccatccaaagtgtaatttaataacttcaccctgctcaaagggatattcaatgtctgctttttaaaatTTTGATCCATCTACCCATAGGTGCtgtttgcgaggcattggaaaacctccctggtcttcatggttgaatctgtttgaaattcactgctcgactgagggaccttacagataattgtatgtgtggggtacagagatgaggtagtcattcaaattGTTAAACACTAtcgcacacagtgagtccatgcaatttacgTGACTTGTTAAGCCACTTTCTACTCAactttatttaggcttgccataacaaaggggttgaatacttactgactagtttcagcttttcatttgtaaaaatgtctaaacataattccactgtcatcaaattttattggtcacatgcatgtgttgagcagatgttattgtggctgtagcgaaatgcttgtgtttctagctccggcAATGTAgtgatatctaacaagtaatggctaacaatttcacaacatacaccgaatacacacacatctaagtaaaggaatggaattaagaatatatataaatatatggacgagcaatgtcagagcggcatagactaagatacagaagaatagaatacagtatatacatatgagatgagtaatgctaaatatgtaaacattattaaagtggcctatgatttcaagtctatgtataatagggcagcagcctctgtgctagtgatgccaattgaacagtctgatggccttgagacagacgctgtttttcagtctctcggtcccagctttgatgcacctgtactgacctcgccttctggatgatagaggggtgagcaggcagtggctcgggtggtttgttatccttgatctttttggccttcctgtgacattgggtgctgtaggtgtcctggagggcaggtagtttgcccccgatgatgtaTTGGGCAGACCCACCACCCTCtgaagagccctgcggttgctgtcggtgcagttgccgttccaggtggtgatacagcctgataggaatgctctcaattgtgcatctgtaaatgtttgtggGTTTTTGGTGCCAcgtcaaatttcttcagcctcctgaggttgaagaggcactgttgtgccatcttcaccacactgtctgtgtggttggaccatttcagtttgtcagtgacgtGTACTTCggggaacttgaagctttccaccttctccactgcggtcccatggatgtggataggggggtgctccctttgctgctttctgaagtccacaatcatttgttttgttgatgttgagggaggttattttcctggcatcaCACTCTGAGCCCTCACCTccatgtaggctgtctcattgttggtgatcaagcctaccgctgtagtgtcatctgcaaacttgatgtaTGAGTTGGAGGCGTCCCTGCCAAcgcagtcattggtgaacagggagtacaggaggggctgagcacgcacccttctgggggccccagtgttgaggatcagcaaagtggaggtggtgttttctaccttcaccacatgggggtggccagtcaggaagtccaggacccagttagaTACAGGGCgaagttcagacccagggcctcgaacttcatgatgagcttggagggtactacggtgttaaatgctgagctgtagtcagtgaacagcattcttacataggtattcctcttgtcaagATGGGATAGGGAAGTGCAATGGCGATTGGATCGTCTGTGgttctattggggcggtaaggaAATTGAAATGTCTAGAgtgacaggtaaggtagaggtgatatgatccttgactagtctctcaaagcactacatgatgacagaagtgagtgctatggggcgatagtcatttagttcagttacctttgctttcttgggtaaagggacaatggtggccatcttgaagcatatggggacagcagactgggatagggagagattgaatatgtctgtaaacacaccagccagctggtctgcgcatgctctgaggacgtggctagggatggtgtctgggccagcagccgtGCGAGGGTTAAcaagcttaaatgtcttactcgcgTCGGCCATGGAAAAGGAGAGCCAACAGTCGTTGGTAGTGAGCCGCGTCAGTGGCAATGTTATCCTCAATGCGGGCAAAGGtttttagcttgtccggaagcaagaatTCGTTGTCTGCGACTTGACTGGTTTCCCTTTTGTAGTCTGATATTGTCTGTTGACCTTGCCACATCTCGTGTCTGAGTCGTTGAATTGCGACGCCGCTtcgtctctatactgacgttttgcatatttgattgccttgcggtgggaaaactacactgtttgtgttctgccatattcccagtcaccttgccatggttaaatgctgtccccagtccacctggctgtgctgctgctccagtttcaactgttctgcctgcagctatggaatcctgacctgttcaccgaacgtgatacctgtcccagacctattgtttgaccatgctggtcatttatgaacatttgaacatcttggccatgttctgttataatctccacctggcaaagccagaagaggaccggccacccctcatagcctggttcctctctaggattcttcctaggttttggcctttctagtttttcctagccaacgtgcttcaacacctgcattgcttgatgtttgtggttttaggctgggtttctgtacagcactttgaggtaTCAGCTGAtgcacgaagggctatataaatacatttgatttggtttgcgctttcagtttttcttaaatgctgccatctatccatggtttctggtttgggtagttTTTTATAGTcggtgggtacaacatctcctatacacttcctgataaactcagtcaccgtattGGTATATTCGTCAATATTATTCTCGGAAGCTACCCGGaacagtccgcgtgatcaaaacaatcttgaagcgtggtttccgattggtcagaccagcattaaatagtccttagcacgggtacttcctgcttgagtttctgcctataggaagggaggagcaaaatggagtcgtggtcagatttgccgaaaggagggagagggagggcccTGTAGggcatcccggaagttggagtGGCAGGGGTCGAGTGTTTTAGCAGTGCAAGTACTACAGTCGATGTGTTGTTAGAACTTCGGTAGCTTTTTTTCCTCAAATTGGctttaaaatccccagctacaataaatgcggcctcgggaaatgtggtttccagtttgcataaagtccagtgaagttcttttgAGGGcggtcgtggtatcggcttgagtgGGGGGTATATACTGCTGTGactttaattttttatttaagctttatttaactaggcaagtctgttaagaacaaattcttatttacaatgatgacctaccccggccaaaccctaacgctgggccaattgtgcgccaccttatgggactcccaaaacAGAAGCCCAAAACACCgctataaccgaagagaattctcttgggagataatacgatCCGCATTTGATTAAGTTATTCTGGGTCGGGTGAACAAaaagacttgagttcctgtatgttatcacaatcacaccatgagtcgttaatcatgaaacatgcACCCCCGCCCTCCTTTCCCGGAGAGAGATTTATTCCTGTCTATgcaatgaactgagaacccaactggctggaCCGACTCAGACAGCATAtccagagagagccatgtttctgtgatgtctctctggaaagaaacCCTCGCCCTGAACtcgtcaactttattatccagagactgaacaatAGCGAGTAATATGCTCGAGAAGCGGTGGGTGTTGTGCACGCCTCGTACGTCGGACTAGAAGACCACTCCGGCTGTgtttttgggtcggcctctggaatcagttcaattgccctggggggtgcgaacaaaggatccgctttgggaaagtcgtaatTCCTGGTCAtagtgctggtgagttaccgccgctctgatatccaatatttctccccgactgtatgtaataacacatttGCTGGGCTAATGAtagaaataatacattttaaaaaatctgcAGTGTTTCCTAAGAGCTAGAAGCACGGCAGCCCTCTCTGTTGGCACCATTTTATgagatggggtattgtgtgtaggccagtcaattttaaattcaggctgtaacagaacaatgtggaaaaagtcaagaggtgtgaactttttgaaggcactgcaAAAGACAATACAGCAGAAATTCGGGGCTCACAAGTTCTGTAGAGGACAGGGGGGGTGGAAATGCAATTCAACATAAAAAGCTATCTGCATCAATTAATATTAAGGGGTTCTCTATTGAGATTTAAATAAATTAATGCCTAGTCTTCCCTGCCTTCCCACATACTTTTATTGTTACAACCTATTCTTAGTACCTCCTACCCACAAGGATGCTAGTCTAAATTCTATGACCTGCTCTTTGCCAGGTGGAAGCTGGCTCGCGCACTATCCTGGCCATCGTTGGGGAAGAGGATATGGTGAACAACGTCACTGGAAGTCTGAAGCTGCTCTGAGGGACTTAACCGGCTGTGGAGGTGCAGGGCCATGTACAGGGCCATGTACTGCCACTGGGGCAACCAGCAGAGGGCAGCATCCCCTAACAGCAAAAGGTTCTCAACATGCAAGCGCATAACAACAACGTAATGAAACAAAAAAACAGGAAAAAAGAAACAACCAGACATGACCCAAAAACCAAGTCGAACACACTCAGCCATTTTTCTTCTTGTTTCCTGTCTGATCCACTGACTGGAGAAGAGATGTACACAGAGCTGCTTAGGTTGAGAGGAAGGGACTGGTTCCCCGAACTGACCATGTTGAAGGCAGTTTGAACAACTTTTAGTGTCTACTTGTATCTTTTTTGATTATGGAGTTTTGCTAGTTAAGGGAAAGTCCATTACTATATGAGAGCATCATACCCAATTTTTTACAAAGGTCCATGACAATCTTAATTCCATCTCCCAATTTAAAATATGATTTTAGCGTTTGAAAAAAAATCAAGGTTAGAACCTTGTCTTTTGGTGATTGTTAAATACTGTTGTCATAAATTCAAGGAGCGAAATATGTAATTGTAATATCCTTTAGGATACTGCTTGGGAAGAGTGCTTTACTGATACCTTTACTGATACCTATTTCTTTGATGTATAAAATGGTGTTTATGTATACATTCTCTCCCAAAGACCATGTCCCTTAGAATCTATAACACTACATACTGATGTCAAATGTCCATCCATTGCACTTATGTGCATCTGCTTAGGCCATATATAATGTGGTGTGCCCATTGAGATAAACGGCTCATCTTTATCTGTACCATTATAGCACTTTGACAGCATAGGTAGCGCCATTGAGGCTAGaacccataggaatccccacccagttgactactttgacTACTTCCAAATGGCGGAAACatggaagccctcaatggtgctgcccatgctacAGGCTTTTGGCCGCTAGAAGTCTATCAGTCGCTATGGGTATGTCATCCTCCACGTTTCGCACAATCACTGTTGGACTTTGTTACATAATTTTTGTGGTgtattttaaatttatttttctGTTCTTGCAAAAAAAAAAGGGGGTAAGGTCGACTTGAGGCTCAATGAGTTATAATTCCTTGACTGGGGACTTGGTAGAAATAACACTGTATTTGGTGAATAGGATTTGAGTGTAAGGAACTCATTGTATGGGTCAAAATAAGTGACAGTGCTGATGCTTGCACAGTGCCTAAGCGCATGTACTTTAGCTGACTTATGGATAATAGTTTACACAAGTGAAATATTTGTGTAACTGCTTTGAGGGTAAATGTGTTTGcactgtgtagctagctagctaaatggttGCGCAATTAGTTTTTTACCAAACCGGTACATACATATTAAGATGGCGTAGCAAATACAGGTTAACATTTGTTAAGGACCGCTTAAAGAATGATTGATTCTTGCATTTAGTCTTCAACATTTGACTAACAGATACCTAGGATATATTGTATGTTTCTGTTAAAACAGCTCTTTGTTCATTACTATATAATAAATTGTATTTTGTGGGCATGAGATTCCATTTGGGACCATAAATGGCTCTGAAGTCTTAGTAAATATGGAAAAGGCTTATATGACGTGACTTGCATCTAACAGTTACTCAAATGAAATGTTTTTATATTATTTGTGTTCGAGACCATGCAAAGCCCCATGGCTGCATCCATGTTAATGTGTTAGGGCTTTGATACCTTCCTGTGTTACAAGCATTTGTTCATATTAAAACCTAGGAGACAATTAGAAATGACTCCTGACCAAGTGAACTGATTTTTATGTTTTAGTTACGTGATCCGTATAACACTTACGTTTTATGTGAACATTTCTACCCCAACACAATGTCATATGGCACACAATTCATTTGCTGTTTTGTTTATTGTATTAAAACTATTAATGTTGGAAGTTGTGCCCTGCCACGTTTGTAGCCTGTTCATCGTATTTACGAAGGCACTATATCTGGAACGGTTGCTGGGAGACTTGTACATGGTCCTTCAGAAGAGTTCTTTAATCACGTGAGGGTTACAGAACAAAGGTTATCCTGTCTGTACACTTACCCAACTTCCCAAGAACATTTTACCAAACACAACCTGGGTGCGTCTTTCGGTTCGTTAGATGGGTGTGAGAACCTGGAAACCAGTGTGGAACTATTTGTTATGTGTTATTCTTCTGTTATATTAGGGTCAGAATGCATTCTCATTAGTTATTTGTCAATAGAGGTTTACGGGAGCCCATCATGTCTTGCTTGTTTTATGTATTGAGCTACCCTCGATGAGAAAAGGTAGTAAATGTACCAATCGTTTATCAGCAGAGCTGGGAAGCCAAATAAATTAACAAAGCCTATGCCAATTACGTCAAGGGTGTAGGAATGGTTTGCCCTTCCCCCATATCAATCCAAGTGAGGAATAAAACCAAGATGTCGTACGATCTATAATTATATCTATTTTGGAACTTTATCTGTTCACTAAAATGTACACAGTTGAACTAAACTGTAAATCGCTCTGTATAAGACCGTATACTAAATTAGTAAAATGTTATAGAAAATGCatttaagaaaaaaaaacaaccttGATTTATTCCGATCACGTAATCTTCGTTTTCATCGTGCAGAAATAGACAGTGTATGGAAGGTCTCAAATTGATAATTTATATTCACAAAAATGTACACAGTTTAACATCTTTATTGTGAGTTTGTGGTTACATGTGTCACCTACTGTCAAAATGCATTGGGTTCGGAACAATTTGAGTAAAAGTAACAATGTATACATTTTGAGAAGCGTGAAAAAACAGCGTTATATCGTCTAGCCGTATTTCCACTTCCCACCGTTGCAAAACAAATGACAGTAGCATGATCATTTTAGCCAATCCCAATTATTCTCCCAGGTCTTATGACGTCAGAACAAATTAAGAAACCAATCGCATGAACGCTTAATTACATCCAGTCATCCTCAGACGCAGTTATGATTTATTGTTTACCAACGAAGGATAATGGAAGCGGAATCTAACATTTCATCCATTCTTTGAATGGGCGTTAGAACAGTCGAACATGAACAGTAGAATATAGCCTCAAATCAAATATGTTTTACTGCTATGGAACGTCTTTTTTTAAATAAGAAAATACGATCTGCTCGCAAACATGGTATTTTCGTGCAGTTAATGAGCCATTCGAATAGATAGTATTTTCGTGAAGCGTATAAATGGTTATCCCCAGTCAAGTGTGGAGCGACTGAATTCGGGCTGGGCAGTAGGTGGGACCAGAGTTAATACATACAACCCTGGTCAATTTCCCTGCCCAATCCCATGCCAGATCATACAAGCTCGCCCGACATCTCATATTCTGTTGTATTTCCTTTTATGGGGCCCGGTAGACCTCGTTTAGCTAAAAATTGGCTACTCTAATTATTAGCTCTATCTGTATGTAACGAAGTTGTTTTCTCTTTGCGTTGAGCAAACACATAAAACATTCAAGCAATATAATCCTTCTATAAAATATTGAGAGAGAAAAATCCACGACTTTTTCATTTAATTACTTGAGCATTTTCTTCGTACTGTAGACACGGGTCCGCTTTTTGTATCAAATTCTCTGCCAAATCCATCCATTTCTACGGTCACTTGCTCTCACTCCTGTGTGCCACCACTACACATAGCAGAATCCGAATGTGCTTCCACACCCCTCCGAGAAGAACGTCACGCCCTCTGCGTAGAGAAAATCCAAATTCGTCGCCCAATCGCTTGCTCATACAGACTAATAAATATATAAGGAGGCAGGACATCGGCGCAAAACCCGCCCTATTAATCAGCCCCTGCATCATCGCTTGGGAAACCCGGTGGCATGGTTGTGTGTCACTTTCGCTGGGACCCGCGGTCGATGCCGGTGGAGGGGGATGGGTGCCACTGCGAATGTTA
Protein-coding regions in this window:
- the LOC135539588 gene encoding probable peptidyl-tRNA hydrolase 2 isoform X3, which produces MEPSDQQTGPDSGSQEVNPVYLQQLRELDIPEEAAKQALLHTRNVSAEEAAMYYFNKLENEEEGDDDLMFKMVFVVNMDLAMGVGKVSLKTKVAAQVGHAAIGLYQALQEKNSWREMAWKWDHGGAKKVVLQGTNMAHLLELQALAMSLSLPTYLVQDAGRTQVLFARHWKTSLVFMVESV
- the LOC135539588 gene encoding probable peptidyl-tRNA hydrolase 2 isoform X2 → MEPSDQQTGPDSGSQEVNPVYLQQLRELDIPEEAAKQALLHTRNVSAEEAAMYYFNKLENEEEGDDDLMFKMVFVVNMDLAMGVGKVAAQVGHAAIGLYQALQEKNSWREMAWKWDHGGAKKVVLQGTNMAHLLELQALAMSLSLPTYLVQDAGRTQVEAGSRTILAIVGEEDMVNNVTGSLKLL
- the LOC135539588 gene encoding probable peptidyl-tRNA hydrolase 2 isoform X1, with the translated sequence MEPSDQQTGPDSGSQEVNPVYLQQLRELDIPEEAAKQALLHTRNVSAEEAAMYYFNKLENEEEGDDDLMFKMVFVVNMDLAMGVGKVSLKTKVAAQVGHAAIGLYQALQEKNSWREMAWKWDHGGAKKVVLQGTNMAHLLELQALAMSLSLPTYLVQDAGRTQVEAGSRTILAIVGEEDMVNNVTGSLKLL